In the Salvia miltiorrhiza cultivar Shanhuang (shh) chromosome 8, IMPLAD_Smil_shh, whole genome shotgun sequence genome, TTGTTCCTTCATTCTGAACCAACTCAGTTCCAAATCGGTTTTGCTTTTGTAATTAAATTTCGTACATATGTAGAACTTAAAAGTTGTAAACTAGTGCGAGTGTAACACTAGTTAAATGAAAAGGGACCATCGAGGAAGAAGAAATTCTGATCAATGTCACTCTCTCGTAATAAAACGTCTTAtctgaattttgattttttacatGACTAGCCCAAGTCGGAccaaagaaattaattaatttatcaagtaattattttaaataagtttactgaatataaacacacaaacAATGTAAGTGTGAAAATCTAATGGAAAAATTGAGGTAGAATGAGAAGATAGGCAAGAAATAGAAGCAAACGTGATTGTTTAATGCAGCAAACAGCCTTATAGGAACTTGATCTCAATACACCACAGCACAGATAATAAGATTTTGATTCAACCACTAAAACTAATGCAGCACAAAGAAGCATCACCTATCAAACTACAAGTACACATTATTCTTCACAATGTCAATTGCCTCTTCTCAAGACTCATAAAGATGCCAGGATGCAATGATACCTGCatcaaaacaattaaaacaattGACAAACATGGCATCTGATAAAAGGATTTACCAATCAATTTAAACTCCTAGTTGTAGAAGATGCACAACAAAGTGCTTACTATTGCTCTTCACCCATAAGGCCGGAATTGTGAGCCCAATTTTTCGTTAAGTTTCAAGGCTGAGGCAAGAGATGTATACATTTTGTTGTACAACATTCTTATTGGTAATCTTAATCAACGGTACCTGTATCCGTACCAACTATTTTGTTATGTCACATGCTAACATGACCCTCTACATTATGggagatttatatatatgaagagaAGCAAATGTTTTATGTACCACACACATTGTCCAAATTTATATGTCAAGTTTTACATATTTGTGCTTCAATTCAATTTGGTGTACTAGCAGCCTTGCCTTGGCAACTTGATGCACTTCAAAATGGTAGTATAGCCCCAAGTTTCCCACACACAACCTCCAAGGATAACAAATTTCTACCATCCTATTGATACCAAAATTTTGTTCATAAACCAAGGCAAGATATCCATCCAATATCACATCTTGCACCGACCAATTTTAAGTACCACACTCCAGTAAAAAAGAAATACATCATTTACATAATTTTCTTCGAATCCTTTAGACTTTAACACCCAAATCAAGACCATGATCCTTAATCGAGCAATTCCTCCTCTTCTCTTACAGACAGCCTGAATAACCGAAGATTCTACTGCTTCAGAACTAATCCATTAACCTTTTTGGTACTGATAATTTGTGCTTAGTGAAGTAGCAATGAAGGGTACATACTATAACCAAAATCGCTGAAAACATGTCATCACCCTCATTTTACAACCTTTTTTTCGAAAATAGGTACTACTTGTCATGTTACCCTAGTCGTCTGTTTCCTTCGTAATGGCAAATGTTTTAACTTAATTTCTGTGTATACGATCTTCCATATGAGCATGATGAATAAGAAACCAATAAAAGTAAATTTTATGCATTTTGTGGTACATATTAAACTTTCATACATAGGAGAATCAAATTCTAAACGCTTTAAAGAGGAGAATCAAATTCTTAACCAATCAAGAAAAACTCTTTTCATCGAAATATATATCCTGTCAACTCAAGTACTAAATGCAATACACACAAATGACTATGGCCACTTTTTATTGCGCAACGCTACACAAAATTGCAAAGCAACGAATTTACTTACCGGAAAAGTGTTTCAGGCATCGCGAGAAGGGATCATCCCAGCTTTCCTGGCATATGCGAAGATCCCACCGGCCTCGATGACAGGGCCGGCATCCCCGATGGGCTTCAGCTTATACTCTTTCCCCGTGGTATGATTGATGAGCTTACTCTCACCAAGCTCGATAGTCACCACATCCCCAGTCGTACACTCGTCGCACAATCTCCCCTCCGATTCCAACGGATAAATCTCTCCGGTGGCGACCGAATTCCTGAAGAAGATCCTGGCGTACGAttccgccaccaccgccgccacgCCGGATGCTCCCAGCGCCACGGGAGCATGCTCACGGGACGAGCCGCAGCCGAAGTTATCGCCGCCAATAACGATTGCGTACTTTGTTTTAGTGGCCCCGGGTTCGATGAATCGGGCGCCGTATGAGGCGGGTAGTCCGATTAGGGCGTAGGAGCCGAGCTTTTCGTACTCGTCGGGGTTGGAAGGGACGAGGGTAAGGTACTCGGCGGGGATGATTTGGTCGGTGTCGATGTTGTCTCCGACGACGTAGCACAGGCCGTGAAATGAGTTGGTACCGGGGGAGGCGGAGGACGGGGAAGCGGTGGCGGCGGTTAGGAATCGGGAATTACGGTCGAGCTTGAGGGATTGGGAGTAGGAGATTGATGGATTGACATTGCAGGAGGTGAGCTTGAGGTGGGGCAGAGAAGAAGAATTAGGGTTTCCGGAGGAGAGATTGAAAGTGGGTGGTGTTGAGATCGCCATtgttttggtggagagagaGTGTGTGGTGTTTGTGAGTTGTAACTTGTGAATGTAAGCATTAGGTGCAGGCAGCGGCCGCCAATATGGAGTAGTACTAGTATTTTCTAAAATGTGTATTTGTCTTTTAAATATTGGGCTTGGGCTCTCCGAAATATTCGAATGCAAACAAATTTCATCGAGCTTTTTTCAAAGTAAACACGTTTTATACCCATTAATTATAAGTAATAAGAGTGATTGGGGGACATGACATGCAACTTGCATACAGGAAGAAAGAAACTGAATAAACTCTTTTCTGATTGATTCGTTGAGCTAAAAGCAGAAGAGAGAGTTGCTGGAAATTTAGTATCTAATAATGTCTAGTGTTCTTCTGATCCTTGGTTGTTGGCTTTAAGTGATCCAAAGGGTGAAGTCAGAGGCATTGATGTTAAGTGATCTAAATTCCCAGTCGAGCCAAAGGGTGGAGTCAGAAACTGCTCAGGCATTGATGCTGGAGAAATTTAGAGTCGCTTGCAGCAAAAGAGTATTTTGTTCCAGTAGAAGAAGGTAGGCTACTCTTTGTTTTGTCATCTTCAAGTTCAAGGCTGTGAAATGAAGGACTCTTAGTCAATGATCCTTGAATTGCATGGAGCAAAGATGATGCGCTGTCAAGTTTATGAAATAGACTCATTTGTGAGTTTATTTTAATCAAACCGCCAGACCTCATAAACATTCCAGTTCATCATACCTTTGCTTTTGTAATGCTTCAGAAAAGCTCCAGAGGTATTTGAAAGTTCTGAATGAGATATTGTTTAGCAATGTCCCTTCTCATAATCTTCTTTACAGCTCTGCATTTAGTTGTGAAAGAAATGCATCACCAACAGATTTTTGAATAATAGCATTACCAAAGtgagaagaaaaacaaaattaataaggACTGGAAGGATGCAGATTCATAGAATACATTCCCAACTACATGCTTTTCCTTCCTATGCTAAAAGTAAAGGTCCTATATCTGTTTCCATTATAGGATTTTCTAAACAAACACTCACAGTGCATAGTAACCAGTATTTGAGCAaatcattcaatttttttagtaaacTCAAAATGGCACATCAACATAGCAAATACCAAGAAACATTACACGGTGCCTCCTCGCAGTTTGTGGTTCACTAGCTAGATTGGTTTCTTCTAGACTGTTCTTTAGCATCAATAGAGGTCCTATTCCTAGCTGGGAATCTTTCACTATCACCAACATATGCGAGACCAATGGATTCAAAAAGCTGCTTCTTCACATCATGTTTTCCAGAAGACTCAATACACAAAGCAGCCATTTGTTTTGAGAGAGAGCTGCTCAGCAACCGATACTTGTGCAGTTATTATCTGTTGTTTGTTTGAACAACCCTTCCATGTATATTTTCCTTGCCAAAACTGAAATACAACTATGAACCCATTAACTTCAGAAACAATAACAAACGCTTTACGCATTAGAGAAATTTAGCACATCAAAGACCAACAAGGTTCATAAGGAATATTGCAGCAGATTAAATACTTCAATCCTCCTTTCAGAGAGGACCAAATGCAACAGGAAGAAAGATCTTTTACGAATACAACATTAACTTTGCATTACAAACTTTATCAATACAAGGTAGGATCAAACCTTCCACTGTCTTCTCAAGCAAAACTTGAGTTTCCCCAAGTTTCTCATTCAATAAGCCCTGCATAATagccaagagagagagagagaaaaaatcagTAAAATTATGAAAGACTCAAACATACAATAAGCTAAACAACTTTAAGCTGATCTCTACAAAGTTACAAGGTTGTAAGGGAGCTTcatttgaataaaattaaaaatgaggACTACCAATAAATTTTGGAGTTCTTTATATCACCACTAAATATACAAAATCATATTAACTCTACTGACATACAGAAAAAGGGTTTATCATGGTTTTCTGGGGTCTTATTCTTGTATCCCACACAGTTCAGCACTTGAATGTTTTGACCACTACTCGAGGAAGCTCTGGCTATATGTGTTGAAGCACAAATCAGACACTTTTTAGAGATTCAAAGAATGGTATACTGAAGTGGAGACTGAAACTGGGATAAAACTCAAATATCTTAGATCAGACAATGGTCTTGAATTCCTATCTGAGGAATTTCAAAAGTTCTACACATAAAACTGGAAGCATCACCACTTGCATTTGACACCGATAAATGCCATGTGCTTGGAGTAGTGGTTGATGGCCGCATTTTATGTAATGGCTCCACATTAGATCCAAATGATGGCAAGTTGCTTATTGATTGATGAGAAACATCACCCACTACTTTTCCTGAGAAGAAACCTTTGCTGGGTACAACTTCTGATATTGACTGATGCTCAGCATTACTATGCTCATTTACCTCTGTCGAGAGAACTTTCTTTGGGTCATCAACTTTCAGTCTCTGGGATTCCATGTTTTCTACAGTTCTTTGCTCTCGTGTTCTGATGTCTAAATTGGTAGATGGCGATAAATTATTTGCTGCAGTGCCCTTAGCACTTGTCTCAACTTCAGTTCCACGAAGTTCATGAGACCGGAAAGTTGAAGAGATTATGTTTCTACTTTCCTCACAACCTCCAGATGAAATCAGGGGCAGGGGCAGCTCATGCTTCATCAGTTCCTGTGAAGCATCATCTTCCTCACTGGATGCACATCCTCCAGCTGATGATAGAGCGCCTGCAGCACTACAGTGGGGTAAATTATTAGTATGCCACCCAGAATAACTATCAGAGTTGACCCCGTAAGAAAGCAAACATAAAATAAGGTACAGAATACCTAGCAAAATGGAAAACTGAGATCTTCCCATCAATTGTTATGCATATAATCACACAACAAGGTGAGACTTCTCTTTCCACATCCCCCAGTGTCAAACTGAGATTCTCATTCTGGGAAGCCTTGCCAACAGAGAGTCCAAGGATCACATTTTCTTCACCATCATCTGAGACCAAACAGAGTGACATGACATCAGATATAGTGCTATGCTGAAGCATGTCGATTGGACATAAGATATATCGATGTATTGAGATCTGCTCAACTATGAAACAGAGTTGGTAGTTTGCAACTTTAAAAAGCACTATTTATTCCAATGGTTTGGCACACATGCTCAGGAACCCTTCTTCCCC is a window encoding:
- the LOC130999603 gene encoding 3-isopropylmalate dehydratase small subunit 1-like, with protein sequence MAISTPPTFNLSSGNPNSSSLPHLKLTSCNVNPSISYSQSLKLDRNSRFLTAATASPSSASPGTNSFHGLCYVVGDNIDTDQIIPAEYLTLVPSNPDEYEKLGSYALIGLPASYGARFIEPGATKTKYAIVIGGDNFGCGSSREHAPVALGASGVAAVVAESYARIFFRNSVATGEIYPLESEGRLCDECTTGDVVTIELGESKLINHTTGKEYKLKPIGDAGPVIEAGGIFAYARKAGMIPSRDA